From the Oleiphilus messinensis genome, one window contains:
- the leuS gene encoding leucine--tRNA ligase has translation MEEHYNPRDIEQKAQQYWQDQKSFEVTEDPGKEKYYCLSMFPYPSGKLHMGHVRNYTIGDVISRYQRMQGKNVLQPMGWDAFGLPAENAAIKNNVAPAKWTYENIEYMKNQLNQLGFGYDWGRELATCRPEYYRWEQWFFTKLYEKGLVYKKNATVNWDPVDQTVLANEQVVDGKGWRSGAPVEQKEIPQWFIKITDYAQELLDDLDQLEDWPEQVKTMQRNWIGKSEGVELSFTVEGQDQELTVYTTRPDTLMGVTYVAIAAQHPLALAASEHNVELRDFIAECKNTKVAEADMATMEKKGVPTGLSAVHPITQETIPVWVANFVLMDYGSGAVMSVPAHDERDHEFAMRFGLPIKQVIAPTNDVEVDVQEAAYTDKGILVSSGEFTGLTSQEAFEAIAVKLSEMGKGSKKVNFRLRDWGVSRQRYWGAPIPILNLEDGSEAPVPEDQLPVQLPEDVELDGVKSPIKADPEWAKTTFNGAPALRETDTFDTFMESSWYYARYCCPNSDDAMLNPEQANYWLPVDQYIGGIEHAILHLLYSRFFHKLLRDVGLVNSDEPFKRLLCQGMVLADTFFREDEKGGKNWISPNDVAVEKDDKGRVVSITSKIDGQPVETDGTSKMSKSKNNGIDPQEIIDKFGADTVRLFMMFAAPPEQSLEWSDSAVEGQHKFLRRLWKTVHSHLGSDTTTKLNPIALNDSQKALRRKTHETIKKVSDDVSRRLTFNTAIAALMELLNEVNKHEGNDEQSIAVRHEALETAILLLSPIVPHICHELWQLLGHIDPVIDASWPEVDESALVRSSLLMVVQVNGKVRSKIEVGVDQSKDEIQAIAMADENVQRFTEGMTVRKVIVVPQKLVNIVVG, from the coding sequence ATGGAAGAGCATTACAACCCGCGAGACATAGAACAAAAAGCGCAACAATACTGGCAGGATCAAAAAAGCTTTGAAGTGACCGAAGACCCAGGTAAAGAAAAATACTATTGCCTGTCCATGTTCCCCTACCCCAGTGGCAAGCTACACATGGGTCATGTCCGCAACTACACAATCGGTGATGTCATCTCCCGATACCAGCGCATGCAAGGCAAAAATGTCCTGCAGCCCATGGGGTGGGACGCATTCGGCCTGCCAGCAGAAAACGCCGCGATCAAAAACAATGTCGCCCCTGCCAAATGGACTTACGAAAACATCGAGTACATGAAAAATCAGTTGAACCAGCTGGGCTTTGGCTACGACTGGGGACGCGAACTTGCAACATGCCGCCCGGAGTACTATCGCTGGGAACAATGGTTCTTTACCAAGCTCTATGAAAAGGGCCTGGTATATAAAAAGAATGCAACTGTAAACTGGGATCCTGTCGATCAAACCGTGTTGGCAAATGAGCAGGTTGTTGATGGTAAAGGCTGGCGTTCTGGCGCGCCCGTGGAGCAAAAAGAAATTCCACAGTGGTTTATCAAAATTACGGACTACGCCCAGGAGTTGCTGGATGACCTTGATCAACTGGAAGACTGGCCAGAACAAGTCAAAACCATGCAACGCAACTGGATTGGCAAGTCCGAAGGCGTCGAGCTGAGCTTCACGGTCGAAGGGCAGGATCAGGAGCTCACCGTCTACACCACTCGCCCGGACACCCTGATGGGGGTGACCTATGTCGCAATTGCAGCTCAACACCCTCTGGCTTTGGCGGCGTCTGAACACAATGTCGAATTGCGGGATTTCATCGCCGAGTGCAAAAATACGAAAGTTGCAGAAGCAGACATGGCAACCATGGAGAAAAAGGGTGTGCCGACCGGGCTATCTGCAGTTCACCCAATCACCCAGGAAACCATTCCAGTATGGGTTGCAAACTTTGTCCTGATGGATTACGGATCGGGTGCGGTAATGTCCGTACCGGCTCACGATGAACGGGACCATGAGTTTGCCATGCGTTTTGGTCTGCCAATCAAACAGGTTATTGCGCCGACCAATGATGTCGAAGTCGATGTTCAGGAAGCAGCGTACACCGACAAAGGCATCCTGGTGTCCTCCGGTGAATTTACCGGCCTGACCTCCCAGGAAGCATTTGAAGCGATTGCGGTAAAACTGTCGGAGATGGGCAAAGGCTCTAAAAAGGTCAATTTCCGACTCCGTGACTGGGGTGTATCCCGCCAACGTTACTGGGGAGCGCCAATTCCGATTCTAAACCTTGAAGACGGCAGTGAAGCCCCCGTTCCGGAGGACCAGCTCCCCGTTCAGCTGCCAGAAGATGTGGAACTCGATGGTGTCAAATCTCCGATAAAAGCTGACCCCGAATGGGCCAAAACGACATTCAATGGTGCACCGGCTCTAAGAGAAACGGACACATTCGATACGTTTATGGAATCGTCCTGGTACTACGCCCGCTATTGTTGCCCAAACAGTGATGACGCGATGCTCAATCCCGAGCAAGCCAACTATTGGTTGCCTGTTGATCAATATATCGGTGGCATCGAACACGCGATTCTGCACCTGCTCTACTCTCGCTTTTTCCATAAGCTGCTGCGTGACGTAGGACTGGTAAATTCCGATGAGCCATTCAAACGCTTGCTCTGTCAAGGAATGGTACTTGCCGACACGTTCTTCCGCGAGGATGAAAAAGGCGGTAAAAACTGGATTTCACCGAATGATGTCGCGGTGGAAAAAGACGACAAAGGTCGCGTTGTAAGCATCACGTCCAAGATAGATGGTCAGCCGGTTGAAACAGACGGCACCAGCAAAATGTCGAAGTCAAAAAATAATGGCATCGATCCTCAGGAAATTATCGATAAATTTGGTGCTGACACCGTTCGGTTGTTTATGATGTTTGCAGCCCCGCCCGAACAGTCTTTGGAGTGGTCTGATTCTGCGGTTGAAGGACAGCACAAGTTTTTGCGCCGCCTGTGGAAAACGGTCCACAGCCATTTGGGTTCGGATACCACAACCAAGCTTAACCCGATTGCTCTGAATGATTCACAGAAAGCTTTACGCCGCAAGACTCACGAAACGATCAAGAAAGTCAGTGATGATGTCAGTCGTCGTCTTACTTTCAATACGGCGATTGCTGCGCTCATGGAATTGCTCAACGAAGTTAACAAGCACGAAGGTAACGATGAACAAAGCATCGCTGTGCGCCATGAAGCACTGGAAACAGCCATTTTGTTACTTTCCCCCATCGTACCACACATCTGCCACGAGCTATGGCAACTGCTGGGACATATTGACCCGGTTATTGATGCCAGCTGGCCAGAAGTTGATGAAAGCGCGCTGGTTAGATCCAGTCTGCTGATGGTTGTCCAGGTCAATGGCAAGGTGCGCTCGAAAATCGAAGTCGGCGTAGATCAAAGCAAGGATGAAATTCAGGCTATTGCCATGGCCGATGAGAATGTGCAGCGTTTTACAGAGGGAATGACCGTCCGCAAAGTCATCGTAGTCCCCCAGAAACTGGTCAATATTGTTGTCGGTTGA
- the lnt gene encoding apolipoprotein N-acyltransferase: MENQDTTPAVNKHKQIAILVALFLAGGMQTLTYAPFGYWPLGILSAALTYFCIIQTPSPRSTKRLFAMGWCLGFGIFSSGASWVYVSIHDYGYTSAPLAIFLTGAFVALLALFHGFQFILFGKLCAPPARSAPLKKEPKNNTPSTLLAFCSAWVITDWIRSWILTGFPWLYLGHGHLDSPLSGWAPVLGVYGITLIVVFTGAAIASLISSISRIQKAGLVAVACVLFATGYTLKQTEWTQIDTQKPISVAIIQGNIDQLIKWEEHYQEETLETYRTLSRPFWGKSIILWPETAIPIFQHQATGILGALNEMGKVASTTLVTGIPTRQADYEANIYRFYNSILSLGDGHGLYHKQKLVPFGEYVPLEDLLRGAIQFFNLPMSSFSLGPKDQPHLSAGPYQFASFICYEIVYPDFVATQARDADFLITISNDAWFGASIGPLQHLEIAQMRALETGRYLLRGTNSGVSAIVAPNGRQVGRSKQFVATTLEGTIYPAEGSTPFMTFGSTPLILILFIAPLALLTRYRLRHSNKTKG; encoded by the coding sequence ATGGAAAATCAAGATACAACACCCGCCGTGAATAAACACAAACAGATAGCAATACTAGTCGCGCTGTTTCTTGCAGGCGGGATGCAAACGCTGACCTATGCACCTTTTGGCTATTGGCCATTGGGAATTCTTTCAGCAGCCTTGACCTACTTTTGTATAATCCAGACCCCCTCCCCCCGATCAACTAAACGACTGTTTGCAATGGGGTGGTGTCTTGGATTTGGGATTTTTTCCAGCGGAGCCTCCTGGGTATACGTGAGTATCCATGACTACGGCTATACCTCCGCCCCCCTTGCCATTTTTTTGACTGGCGCATTCGTCGCGTTACTCGCTCTTTTCCACGGCTTTCAGTTTATCCTATTCGGCAAACTCTGTGCGCCTCCGGCACGTTCAGCGCCCCTCAAAAAAGAACCAAAAAACAACACCCCATCCACACTACTCGCATTTTGTAGCGCCTGGGTTATCACAGACTGGATTAGAAGCTGGATTCTGACCGGATTTCCCTGGCTCTATCTGGGCCACGGGCACCTTGATTCGCCACTCAGTGGATGGGCCCCCGTCCTGGGCGTATACGGCATAACACTAATCGTTGTATTCACTGGCGCTGCGATAGCCAGCCTGATATCCAGCATCAGCAGAATCCAGAAAGCAGGACTGGTCGCAGTAGCATGCGTACTATTTGCAACGGGCTACACCCTGAAGCAAACCGAATGGACCCAAATCGACACTCAAAAGCCTATCAGTGTGGCCATTATACAAGGCAACATCGACCAACTGATAAAATGGGAAGAACACTACCAGGAAGAAACGCTTGAGACTTATCGCACGCTGAGCCGACCATTCTGGGGCAAATCAATCATCCTGTGGCCCGAAACAGCAATACCGATATTCCAGCACCAGGCGACAGGCATACTGGGTGCACTAAATGAAATGGGAAAGGTCGCCAGTACCACATTGGTTACCGGTATTCCAACCCGTCAAGCAGATTACGAAGCGAATATTTATCGTTTTTACAACAGCATTCTGAGTCTTGGAGATGGACACGGGCTCTATCATAAACAGAAGCTGGTTCCGTTTGGCGAGTATGTTCCGCTTGAAGACCTATTGCGCGGAGCCATACAGTTTTTCAATCTACCGATGTCCAGCTTTTCTCTTGGCCCCAAAGATCAGCCTCACTTAAGCGCTGGACCATACCAATTTGCCAGTTTTATCTGTTACGAAATTGTCTACCCTGATTTTGTCGCGACACAGGCCCGGGATGCCGACTTTCTCATTACGATTAGCAATGATGCCTGGTTCGGTGCCTCCATCGGCCCGCTCCAACACCTTGAAATTGCCCAGATGCGGGCATTGGAAACCGGCCGCTATCTATTGCGCGGAACCAATAGCGGCGTATCCGCAATCGTCGCCCCGAATGGCCGTCAAGTCGGGCGTTCAAAGCAATTTGTGGCTACTACTCTTGAAGGCACCATTTATCCCGCTGAAGGCTCAACACCATTCATGACATTTGGCTCAACGCCATTAATCCTCATACTCTTTATCGCGCCCTTGGCCTTACTAACGCGATACAGGCTACGCCACAGCAACAAAACAAAAGGCTGA
- the trmH gene encoding tRNA (guanosine(18)-2'-O)-methyltransferase TrmH — protein sequence MTPERYKRLRETLDRRQSDLTILTDQMHKPRNIAALIRTADAVGIADVHMVWSAGARRPYKGTALGSQRWVKAHTHDSMADGINGLRQQGYQIYAAHLSEQAVNFRSVDYTRPCAVVLGNEKQGVGAVAESLADEHIIIPMMGMVESYNVSVAAAIILAEAQRQREAVGQYNRVSLTDDVYWQLFFEWAHPQVAQFCREKGVAYPGICRDSGEIIEPAAWYRDVRAESGALK from the coding sequence TTGACGCCTGAACGTTACAAGCGGTTGCGTGAAACCCTGGACCGGCGACAGAGTGATCTCACCATCCTCACCGATCAGATGCACAAACCCCGCAACATCGCAGCATTGATCCGAACCGCGGATGCAGTAGGTATTGCTGATGTTCACATGGTTTGGTCAGCGGGTGCTCGCCGCCCGTACAAAGGTACTGCTCTCGGCAGTCAGCGTTGGGTAAAGGCGCATACACACGATTCGATGGCGGATGGCATAAACGGGCTCAGGCAGCAGGGTTATCAGATTTACGCAGCTCATTTATCAGAGCAGGCGGTGAACTTTCGGTCCGTGGATTATACCCGTCCCTGTGCGGTGGTATTGGGAAATGAGAAACAAGGTGTTGGTGCAGTCGCGGAATCGTTAGCGGATGAGCACATTATTATTCCTATGATGGGGATGGTGGAATCCTATAATGTTTCTGTGGCGGCCGCGATTATTCTGGCGGAAGCACAACGACAGCGTGAGGCTGTCGGACAGTATAATCGGGTGAGCTTGACGGATGATGTGTACTGGCAATTGTTTTTTGAGTGGGCTCACCCGCAAGTTGCGCAATTCTGTCGTGAAAAGGGGGTTGCGTATCCTGGAATTTGTCGGGACAGTGGCGAAATTATAGAGCCTGCGGCTTGGTATCGTGATGTCAGAGCGGAAAGTGGTGCTCTGAAGTAG
- a CDS encoding zinc ribbon-containing protein — translation MTENSSKFNKPEKATKAYNRVVERLESSLADLELRTWETLKEELDQAIEFEQDVAELSKEELSLLGAYIRRDLQNLKHFMAETGEGVSEWVKTDAAVIERSVMELLFSIADKTTVDQVQLKHKLEHDHSTYMVGEIASAGMLRCGDCGYMMCLTQTSVIEPCHECGNQYFKRVTSRWPKSEEDNY, via the coding sequence ATGACTGAAAATTCATCAAAGTTTAATAAACCAGAAAAAGCCACGAAAGCATACAACAGAGTGGTTGAACGGCTCGAGTCATCACTTGCGGATCTTGAGTTACGCACATGGGAAACACTTAAAGAGGAGCTGGATCAGGCCATTGAGTTTGAGCAGGATGTGGCTGAACTCAGCAAAGAAGAATTGTCACTACTGGGAGCATATATTCGGCGCGATTTGCAAAACCTCAAGCATTTTATGGCTGAAACGGGTGAAGGGGTATCGGAGTGGGTAAAAACAGATGCAGCAGTCATTGAGCGTAGCGTTATGGAACTGTTATTCAGTATTGCAGATAAAACGACAGTGGATCAGGTTCAGCTGAAACACAAGCTGGAGCACGACCATAGTACCTATATGGTCGGTGAAATTGCCTCTGCGGGTATGTTGCGCTGTGGTGACTGCGGTTACATGATGTGTTTGACCCAAACATCGGTTATCGAACCCTGTCATGAGTGTGGCAATCAGTACTTCAAGCGGGTCACGTCCCGGTGGCCCAAATCCGAGGAAGATAACTATTAA
- a CDS encoding DUF1820 family protein: MTADTQKVVGRKIYKVIYYNQDDVYEIFASHVYPSDMYGFIEVEQLLFGERSQLLVDPSEEKLKSEFEGVNRTYIPMGAVIRIDEVEQSGVPKIKSAGGTSSVASFPKKPGRSD, translated from the coding sequence ATGACGGCAGATACCCAAAAAGTTGTGGGTCGTAAAATTTATAAAGTCATTTACTACAATCAAGATGATGTATACGAGATTTTTGCATCTCATGTTTATCCCAGTGATATGTATGGGTTTATTGAAGTTGAGCAGTTGTTGTTTGGTGAGCGCTCTCAGCTGTTGGTGGATCCTAGCGAAGAAAAATTGAAAAGCGAGTTTGAAGGTGTGAATCGAACCTACATTCCCATGGGGGCGGTTATCCGTATTGATGAGGTTGAGCAATCCGGCGTACCCAAGATCAAGTCTGCCGGTGGTACATCTTCGGTGGCCTCTTTTCCCAAAAAGCCTGGTCGAAGTGATTAG
- a CDS encoding PhoH family protein, whose protein sequence is MNDQHPNAKDQPVNSNDRQRNLTLVPEDPRRLSRLSGSCDDNLKQLEQRLGVRISYLGNEFRIRGEVKATQAAADVLKHLYRETEAEREINPDLVHLFIRETGADSIAGKAGRAYDDLMIKTPKLQIKPRGGNQTDYVRSIKNHDINFGIGPAGTGKTYLAVACAVEALSNEEVQRILLVRPAVEAGEKLGFLPGDLAQKVDPYLRPLYDALYEMLGVDQVLRLIEKNVIEIAPLAFMRGRTLNRSFVILDESQNTTREQMKMFLTRIGFGSTAVITGDITQVDLPKGQTSGLAHVMTVLDQVPGISFTQFTAQDVVRHPLVQRIVEAYDRHEKRAPK, encoded by the coding sequence TTGAACGACCAACACCCTAACGCGAAAGACCAGCCGGTCAATTCGAATGATCGTCAACGCAACTTGACCCTTGTACCGGAAGACCCGAGAAGACTTTCGCGCTTGTCCGGTAGTTGCGATGACAACCTGAAACAACTTGAGCAGCGACTCGGCGTGCGCATCAGCTACCTGGGTAATGAGTTCAGAATCCGCGGTGAAGTCAAAGCCACACAGGCTGCCGCAGATGTACTAAAACACCTTTACCGGGAAACTGAAGCGGAGCGGGAAATCAACCCCGATCTGGTCCACCTGTTTATTCGTGAAACCGGAGCAGACTCAATTGCTGGCAAAGCCGGTCGAGCCTACGATGACCTCATGATTAAAACGCCGAAATTACAGATCAAACCCAGGGGCGGGAACCAGACGGACTACGTCAGATCCATCAAGAATCATGATATTAATTTTGGTATCGGCCCAGCCGGTACCGGCAAGACCTACTTGGCCGTGGCCTGCGCAGTCGAGGCTTTAAGTAATGAAGAAGTTCAACGTATCTTATTGGTACGTCCGGCAGTTGAAGCAGGCGAAAAGCTCGGCTTTTTGCCGGGTGATCTGGCCCAGAAAGTCGACCCGTATCTACGCCCTCTGTATGATGCACTTTATGAAATGCTCGGTGTTGATCAAGTACTAAGACTCATTGAAAAAAATGTAATCGAAATTGCACCGCTCGCCTTCATGCGCGGCAGAACGTTGAATCGATCATTTGTAATTCTGGATGAGAGTCAAAATACAACCCGGGAACAAATGAAAATGTTTCTGACTCGCATCGGCTTCGGCTCCACAGCAGTCATCACGGGCGACATCACTCAAGTTGATCTCCCCAAAGGCCAGACATCAGGCTTGGCCCATGTCATGACGGTGCTCGATCAGGTGCCAGGAATCAGCTTTACGCAATTCACCGCTCAAGATGTCGTCAGACACCCATTGGTTCAGCGAATCGTTGAAGCTTATGACCGCCATGAAAAACGAGCACCCAAGTAA
- the miaB gene encoding tRNA (N6-isopentenyl adenosine(37)-C2)-methylthiotransferase MiaB: MAKKLFIKTHGCQMNEYDSSRMADLLKESHEIELTENEEHADIVLLNTCSIREKAQEKVFHQLGRWKKLKEQKPGLTIGVGGCVASQEGEAIRDRAPFVDVIFGPQTLHRLPEMIDASAQGGSSVIDISFPEIEKFDRLPVPGVEGPSAFVSIMEGCSKYCTFCVVPYTRGEEVSRPFDDVIAEVAHLASQGVREVNLLGQNVNAYRGETHDGDIADLAELITVIAAIDGIDRIRFTTSHPVEFTDALIDVYSTVPELVSHLHLPVQSGSDRILAAMKRGHTALEYKSKIRRLRSIRPDISISSDFIIGFPGETEKDFEATMKLINDIGFDISFSFVYSARPGTPASDLPDDTPESDKKQRLAILQQRINQNAQDIARKMVGSVQRVLVTGHSKKDPGELQGRTENNRVVNFRELDTSIIGKFVDVEIMEALPNSLRGQRIDTAAY, encoded by the coding sequence ATGGCCAAAAAGCTTTTTATTAAAACTCATGGTTGCCAGATGAACGAATATGATTCTTCGCGCATGGCAGATCTTCTGAAGGAAAGCCATGAAATCGAGTTAACTGAGAATGAAGAGCACGCCGATATTGTGCTGTTGAATACCTGCTCAATCCGTGAAAAAGCCCAGGAGAAGGTATTCCACCAACTGGGTCGCTGGAAGAAGCTCAAGGAACAGAAGCCAGGCTTAACCATTGGTGTTGGCGGCTGCGTCGCCAGCCAGGAAGGTGAAGCAATCCGTGATCGTGCACCATTTGTCGATGTGATTTTCGGACCACAAACGCTCCATCGCCTACCGGAAATGATCGATGCCTCAGCACAGGGTGGCAGCAGTGTAATTGATATCAGCTTTCCGGAAATCGAAAAATTTGATCGCCTCCCCGTCCCCGGTGTAGAAGGCCCCTCCGCATTTGTATCCATTATGGAAGGCTGCAGCAAATACTGTACTTTCTGTGTAGTCCCTTATACTCGCGGCGAAGAAGTAAGCCGACCTTTTGACGATGTGATCGCAGAAGTCGCACACCTCGCCTCTCAAGGTGTCCGGGAAGTTAACCTGCTCGGCCAGAACGTAAACGCCTATCGAGGCGAAACTCACGATGGCGATATCGCCGACCTTGCAGAACTAATCACGGTCATCGCCGCAATTGACGGCATCGACCGCATTCGCTTCACCACCAGTCACCCGGTTGAATTTACCGACGCATTGATTGATGTGTACAGTACCGTCCCGGAATTAGTCAGCCACCTGCACCTGCCCGTTCAAAGTGGTTCAGACCGGATCCTCGCAGCCATGAAACGGGGACACACAGCACTGGAATACAAATCCAAGATTCGTCGGCTAAGATCGATTCGCCCGGATATCAGCATCTCCTCCGATTTCATTATCGGCTTTCCCGGTGAGACTGAGAAAGACTTTGAAGCCACAATGAAACTTATCAATGATATTGGCTTCGATATCTCATTCAGCTTCGTCTATAGCGCCCGCCCAGGCACGCCGGCATCCGACCTGCCCGACGATACCCCCGAATCTGATAAAAAGCAGCGCCTGGCTATCCTGCAACAGCGGATCAACCAAAACGCGCAAGATATCGCCCGTAAAATGGTTGGTAGCGTGCAACGGGTACTGGTGACCGGTCACTCGAAAAAAGACCCCGGCGAACTTCAAGGACGCACAGAAAACAACCGTGTCGTAAATTTCAGGGAACTGGACACCAGCATCATCGGTAAGTTTGTCGACGTCGAAATCATGGAGGCGCTGCCAAACTCCCTGCGCGGACAGCGAATCGATACTGCGGCATACTAG
- the ybeY gene encoding rRNA maturation RNase YbeY: MKLIVDLQLATQSATPDENQVQHWAQTAFEASASPENSACEMEVSIRLVDTEESATLNQTYRNKTGPTNVLSFPFDAPPGITVNLLGDLVICAPVVQKEAQEQEKTEESHWAHMVVHGILHLQGYDHIEDNEAEIMEDLETQILTELGYPAPYEEN; encoded by the coding sequence ATGAAGCTGATAGTAGATTTGCAACTTGCGACCCAATCCGCCACACCTGACGAAAATCAAGTTCAACATTGGGCTCAGACAGCATTTGAAGCAAGTGCCTCACCAGAGAATTCAGCGTGCGAAATGGAAGTCAGCATTCGCTTGGTTGATACTGAAGAAAGTGCAACGCTAAACCAAACCTATCGCAATAAAACCGGCCCGACCAATGTGCTGTCGTTTCCATTCGATGCGCCACCCGGCATTACGGTAAACCTCTTGGGCGATCTTGTAATCTGCGCACCGGTGGTACAAAAAGAGGCTCAAGAGCAGGAAAAAACTGAAGAAAGTCATTGGGCACACATGGTGGTGCACGGTATTTTGCACTTGCAAGGGTACGATCACATCGAGGACAATGAAGCGGAAATCATGGAAGACCTCGAAACTCAAATTTTAACAGAGCTGGGTTATCCTGCCCCTTATGAGGAAAATTAG
- a CDS encoding HlyC/CorC family transporter, giving the protein MSEDTPENQQSGKTWLEKISQAFAGDPKNASELVELLRTAETRGVLDPDSMSIIEGAMQVTDMQVREIMIPRSQMTTIRSSQEPTEFMGEVIDSAHSRFPVLGDDPDDVIGILLAKDLLNLMWQGKLKKEALTDYLRPATFVPESKRLNKLLKEFKTTRNHMAIVIDEYGGVAGLVTIEDVLEQIVGEIEDEHDYEEDTLIKPRSESEFIVKSVTPMDEFNEFFGTELDEEEFDTIGGLVMKNFGRVPKRNENIKFGGLKFTILNADNRTIRLLQVNKL; this is encoded by the coding sequence ATGAGCGAAGACACCCCGGAAAATCAGCAATCCGGCAAGACCTGGCTGGAAAAAATTTCACAGGCATTTGCCGGAGACCCCAAGAACGCATCTGAACTTGTCGAACTGCTTCGGACAGCAGAAACCCGAGGCGTACTTGACCCCGACTCCATGAGCATCATAGAAGGCGCAATGCAGGTCACGGACATGCAGGTTCGTGAAATCATGATCCCTCGATCCCAAATGACCACTATCCGCTCATCTCAGGAACCCACAGAGTTTATGGGCGAAGTTATCGATTCGGCCCACTCACGCTTTCCTGTACTCGGTGACGATCCCGATGACGTCATTGGCATACTGCTGGCCAAAGATCTACTCAATCTCATGTGGCAGGGCAAACTTAAAAAAGAAGCACTGACCGACTACCTGCGGCCCGCAACCTTTGTGCCGGAAAGCAAGCGACTCAACAAGCTTTTGAAAGAATTCAAAACCACACGCAACCACATGGCCATCGTAATTGATGAATATGGTGGCGTTGCAGGGCTCGTTACCATTGAAGACGTTCTGGAGCAAATTGTCGGCGAAATCGAAGACGAACACGACTACGAAGAAGATACACTGATCAAACCACGCTCTGAGTCAGAGTTTATCGTCAAATCAGTAACACCGATGGATGAATTTAACGAATTCTTCGGCACAGAACTGGATGAAGAAGAATTCGATACGATTGGAGGGCTGGTGATGAAAAACTTTGGCCGGGTGCCCAAACGTAATGAAAATATAAAATTTGGCGGGTTAAAATTCACCATATTAAATGCGGACAACCGCACCATCCGCCTGCTACAGGTCAACAAACTCTAA
- a CDS encoding nucleoid-associated protein — MAITNALITKLTRTSEDGEIETQIREDNLPVDAELDLLFSQYKRLFNAKAGKKFGAFETDYSEYPFSRWLDEYTNEKISFASLYNQLTQHFLSILKEIPTEVYGFLLAIHETVEQGQRFYLFFLDTDYGPTITPNLSLDQTEYLSLNRLDLAIKIELDEWRNEPEKNNYIVSFISRNLSKLGDSLIQATGFRNALDIEQDTATFLDAIERFTQASDQKEASAIRQKAYNFCVEQHKQGEPVRVEQLSQEIDESNPERFEKFAEENLPEIKKELRPDHRKAKRLVRFSGKGNGINLSFSSDLIQNSIVFDSDSNTLTIKEIPKSLKQQLAQFFEEK; from the coding sequence ATGGCCATTACGAACGCCCTGATCACCAAACTCACTCGCACCAGCGAAGATGGCGAAATCGAGACCCAAATTCGGGAAGACAATTTGCCCGTAGATGCCGAACTCGACCTCCTCTTCAGCCAGTACAAAAGGCTATTCAATGCAAAAGCGGGGAAAAAGTTTGGCGCTTTTGAAACAGATTACAGTGAATATCCGTTCTCCAGATGGCTGGATGAATACACGAATGAAAAGATAAGCTTTGCGAGTCTGTACAATCAACTGACTCAACATTTCCTGAGCATCCTGAAGGAAATACCAACTGAAGTCTATGGTTTTCTACTGGCCATTCACGAAACGGTTGAACAAGGGCAGCGCTTTTACCTGTTCTTTTTGGACACCGACTACGGTCCCACCATCACACCGAACCTGAGCCTGGACCAAACCGAATACCTGAGCCTTAACCGTCTTGACCTGGCCATCAAAATCGAGCTGGATGAATGGCGCAACGAACCTGAGAAGAACAATTACATTGTATCTTTCATCTCTCGCAACCTGAGCAAACTGGGTGATAGCCTGATTCAGGCTACCGGCTTCCGAAATGCTCTGGATATAGAGCAGGACACCGCCACGTTCCTGGACGCCATTGAACGCTTCACCCAAGCCTCAGATCAGAAAGAAGCCAGCGCCATTCGCCAAAAGGCCTATAATTTTTGCGTTGAACAACACAAGCAAGGCGAACCCGTGCGAGTTGAGCAACTTTCACAGGAAATTGATGAGTCAAACCCCGAACGATTTGAAAAATTTGCAGAAGAAAATCTGCCAGAAATAAAGAAAGAACTCAGACCCGACCACCGAAAAGCCAAGCGGCTCGTTCGGTTTTCAGGCAAGGGCAATGGTATCAACCTGTCGTTTTCATCTGACCTGATTCAAAACTCGATTGTCTTCGACAGTGACAGTAACACCCTGACAATCAAGGAAATCCCCAAATCACTTAAACAGCAACTTGCCCAGTTTTTCGAAGAAAAATAA